From a region of the Pukyongiella litopenaei genome:
- a CDS encoding DUF192 domain-containing protein has protein sequence MRALLACVLAIWAGQAVAGDRCRDDAVTLRGDWGELRFAVEIADTPRERSRGLMHRQELSRNAGMLFVYDTAGAVSFWMKNTLIPLDMIFAGPDGTVLRVHHDAIPGDLTSIDGGDGVLAVLEINGGLARRYGIGAGDQMRHPVFAAGPAAWPC, from the coding sequence ATGCGCGCCCTGCTGGCCTGCGTGCTGGCGATCTGGGCGGGGCAGGCGGTCGCCGGTGACCGGTGCCGCGACGATGCCGTGACGCTGCGCGGTGACTGGGGCGAATTGCGGTTCGCCGTCGAGATTGCCGACACACCGCGCGAACGGTCGCGCGGGCTGATGCACCGACAGGAGCTTTCGCGCAATGCCGGGATGCTGTTCGTCTATGACACGGCCGGCGCGGTGTCATTCTGGATGAAGAACACGCTGATCCCGCTCGACATGATCTTTGCCGGGCCGGACGGCACGGTCCTGCGGGTTCATCACGACGCGATACCCGGTGATCTCACCTCGATCGACGGCGGCGACGGCGTGCTGGCGGTGCTGGAAATCAACGGTGGCCTGGCGCGGCGCTATGGCATCGGCGCAGGGGACCAGATGCGGCACCCGGTTTTTGCCGCCGGTCCCGCCGCCTGGCCCTGTTAG
- a CDS encoding vitamin B12-dependent ribonucleotide reductase, which produces MKIERKFTRAGQDAYAELDFVTTSSEIRNPDGTVVFRLDDIEIPRSWSQVASDVIAQKYFRKAGVPARLRKVREKGVPEFLWRSVPADDNKELGGETSSKQVFDRLAGAWAYWGWKGGYFSNEDDARAYFDEMRYMLATQRAAPNSPQWFNTGLHWAYGIDGPSQGHHYVDYRSGKLVKSKSAYEHPQPHACFIQSVQDDLVNDGGIMDLWVREARLFKYGSGTGTNFSHLRAEGEKLSGGGKSSGLMGFLKIGDRAAGAIKSGGTTRRAAKMVIVDADHPDIEEFINWKVLEEQKVASIVAGSKMHEQKLNGIFAAIRAWDGDLDAAYDPAANDGLKAAIRDAKKAAIPETYIKRVLDYARQGHDSIEFPTYDTDWDSDAYNTVSGQNSNNSIRVTNAFLTAVEKDADWELVNRTDGKVSKVVRARDLWEQIGHAAWACADPGIQYHDTVNDWHTCPEDGPIRGSNPCSEYMFLDDTACNLASMNLLTFLKDGVFQADDYMHAARLWTLTLEISVMMAQFPSKEIAQLSYDFRTLGLGYANIGGLLMNMGFGYDSAEGRALCGALTAIMTGVAYATSAEIASELGAFAKYEKNAGHMLRVIRNHRNAAHGKVDGYERLAVRPVALDHANCPDRKLVQLAMSAWDEALSLGEKHGFRNAQATVIAPTGTIGLVMDCDTTGIEPDFALVKFKKLAGGGYFKIINRSVPAALEKLGYGSAQIEEIVSYAVGHGTIGNAPAINHTTLAKHGFGPNELAKVDAALESAFDIRFVFNQWTLGEEFCLNVLKIPADKLNDPTFDLLRQLGFSRADIEAANDHVCGTMTLEGAPHLKEEHYPIFDCANPCGKKGKRFLSVDSHITMMAAAQSFISGAISKTINMPNDATIEDCQKAYELSWSLGVKANALYRDGSKLSQPLAAALVEDDDEAAETLESGNPQEKAAVLAEKIIEKVVVKEIIKSHREKMPQRRKGYTQKATIGGHKVYLRTGEYADGNLGEIFIDMHKEGAGFRAMMNNFAIAVSVGLQYGVPLEEFVDAFTFTKFEPAGMVQGNDSIKNATSILDYVFRELAVSYLDRTDLAHVKPEGATFDDIGRGEEEGVSNITEMSETAASKSLEVLKQISSTGYLRKRLPQELVVLQGGQTIGATALSGAADPVAALQTLVPDTVGDTATLTAGAVSMDARAKARMQGYEGEACGECGNYTLVRNGTCMKCNTCGATSGCS; this is translated from the coding sequence ATGAAAATTGAGAGAAAATTCACCAGGGCTGGCCAGGACGCCTATGCAGAGCTGGACTTCGTCACCACCAGCTCGGAGATCCGCAATCCCGACGGCACCGTGGTGTTCCGGCTGGACGACATCGAGATCCCGCGCAGCTGGAGCCAGGTCGCCAGCGACGTGATCGCCCAGAAATATTTCCGCAAGGCGGGCGTGCCCGCGCGGCTGCGCAAGGTGCGCGAAAAGGGGGTGCCCGAGTTCCTGTGGCGGTCGGTCCCGGCCGATGACAACAAGGAACTGGGCGGCGAGACCTCCTCGAAACAGGTGTTCGACCGGCTCGCCGGCGCCTGGGCCTATTGGGGCTGGAAGGGCGGCTATTTCAGCAATGAGGATGACGCCCGCGCCTATTTCGACGAGATGCGCTATATGCTGGCCACCCAGCGCGCCGCGCCCAACAGCCCGCAATGGTTCAACACCGGCCTGCACTGGGCCTATGGCATCGACGGTCCCAGCCAGGGCCACCACTATGTCGATTACCGGTCGGGCAAGCTGGTCAAGTCGAAATCGGCCTATGAACACCCGCAGCCGCATGCCTGTTTCATCCAGTCGGTGCAGGACGACCTGGTCAATGATGGCGGCATCATGGACCTGTGGGTGCGCGAGGCGCGGCTGTTCAAATACGGTTCGGGCACGGGCACCAATTTCAGCCACCTGCGCGCCGAGGGCGAGAAACTGTCCGGCGGCGGCAAATCCAGCGGGCTGATGGGGTTCCTCAAGATCGGCGACCGCGCCGCCGGCGCGATCAAATCGGGCGGCACCACGCGGCGCGCGGCCAAGATGGTGATCGTCGATGCCGACCACCCGGATATCGAGGAATTCATCAACTGGAAGGTGCTGGAGGAACAGAAGGTCGCCAGCATCGTCGCCGGATCGAAGATGCACGAACAGAAGCTCAACGGCATCTTCGCCGCGATCCGCGCCTGGGACGGCGACCTGGATGCCGCCTATGATCCTGCCGCGAATGACGGGCTGAAGGCGGCGATCCGCGATGCCAAGAAGGCCGCGATCCCGGAAACCTATATCAAGCGCGTGCTGGATTATGCCCGCCAGGGTCATGACAGTATCGAATTCCCCACCTACGACACCGACTGGGATTCGGATGCCTACAACACGGTGTCGGGGCAGAACTCGAACAACTCGATCCGGGTCACCAACGCATTTCTGACCGCGGTCGAAAAGGATGCCGACTGGGAACTGGTGAACCGCACCGACGGCAAAGTGTCCAAGGTGGTCCGGGCGCGCGACCTGTGGGAACAGATCGGCCATGCCGCCTGGGCCTGCGCCGATCCGGGCATCCAGTATCACGACACGGTCAACGACTGGCATACCTGTCCCGAGGACGGGCCGATCCGCGGCTCGAACCCCTGTTCGGAATACATGTTTCTCGACGATACCGCCTGCAACCTGGCCTCGATGAACCTGTTGACCTTCCTCAAGGATGGCGTGTTCCAGGCCGACGATTACATGCATGCCGCGCGGTTGTGGACCCTGACGCTGGAGATCAGCGTGATGATGGCGCAGTTCCCGTCGAAGGAAATCGCGCAGCTGTCCTATGACTTCCGCACGCTGGGGCTGGGCTATGCCAATATCGGCGGGTTGCTGATGAACATGGGCTTTGGCTATGATTCTGCCGAAGGCCGGGCGCTGTGCGGCGCGCTCACAGCGATCATGACCGGGGTTGCCTATGCGACCAGCGCCGAGATCGCCAGCGAACTGGGCGCCTTTGCCAAATATGAAAAGAATGCCGGGCACATGCTGCGAGTGATCCGCAACCACCGCAACGCCGCCCATGGCAAGGTGGACGGTTATGAACGGCTCGCGGTCAGGCCGGTGGCGCTGGATCACGCCAACTGCCCGGACCGGAAACTGGTGCAGCTGGCCATGTCGGCCTGGGACGAGGCGCTGAGCCTTGGCGAAAAGCACGGGTTCCGCAACGCGCAGGCCACCGTGATCGCGCCCACCGGCACGATCGGTCTGGTGATGGACTGCGACACCACCGGCATCGAACCCGATTTCGCGCTGGTGAAGTTCAAGAAGCTGGCCGGTGGCGGCTATTTCAAGATCATCAACCGGTCGGTTCCGGCGGCGCTGGAGAAACTGGGCTACGGGTCGGCGCAGATCGAGGAGATCGTGTCCTACGCGGTCGGCCACGGGACCATCGGCAACGCCCCGGCGATCAACCACACCACGCTGGCCAAACACGGCTTCGGGCCGAACGAACTGGCCAAGGTCGACGCCGCGCTGGAAAGCGCCTTCGACATCCGGTTCGTGTTCAACCAGTGGACGCTGGGCGAGGAGTTCTGCCTCAACGTGCTGAAGATCCCGGCCGACAAGCTCAACGACCCGACCTTCGACCTGCTGCGTCAGCTCGGGTTCTCGCGCGCCGATATCGAGGCGGCCAACGATCACGTCTGCGGGACGATGACGCTGGAAGGGGCGCCGCATCTGAAGGAAGAGCATTACCCGATCTTCGATTGCGCCAATCCCTGCGGCAAGAAGGGCAAACGGTTCCTGTCGGTCGACAGCCACATCACCATGATGGCGGCGGCGCAGAGCTTCATCTCGGGCGCGATCTCGAAGACCATCAACATGCCCAATGACGCGACCATCGAGGATTGCCAGAAGGCCTATGAACTCAGCTGGTCGCTGGGCGTGAAGGCCAATGCGCTCTACCGCGACGGCTCCAAGCTGAGCCAGCCGCTGGCGGCGGCGCTGGTCGAGGATGACGACGAGGCGGCCGAGACGCTGGAGAGCGGCAACCCGCAGGAAAAGGCGGCTGTGCTGGCCGAGAAGATCATCGAGAAGGTGGTGGTCAAGGAGATCATCAAGAGCCACCGCGAAAAGATGCCGCAACGGCGCAAGGGCTATACGCAAAAGGCCACGATCGGCGGGCACAAGGTCTATCTGCGCACCGGCGAATATGCGGACGGCAACCTTGGCGAGATCTTCATCGACATGCACAAGGAAGGCGCCGGTTTCCGGGCGATGATGAACAATTTCGCCATCGCGGTATCGGTGGGCCTGCAATACGGGGTGCCGCTCGAGGAATTCGTCGACGCCTTCACCTTTACCAAGTTCGAACCGGCGGGGATGGTGCAGGGCAATGACAGCATCAAGAACGCCACCTCGATCCTCGACTATGTGTTCCGGGAACTGGCGGTCAGCTATCTGGACCGCACCGACCTGGCCCATGTGAAACCCGAAGGCGCGACCTTTGACGACATTGGCCGCGGCGAGGAAGAGGGCGTGTCGAACATCACCGAGATGTCCGAAACGGCGGCGTCGAAATCGCTGGAGGTGCTGAAACAGATCAGTTCGACCGGCTATCTGCGCAAGCGGCTGCCGCAGGAACTGGTGGTGCTGCAGGGCGGCCAGACCATCGGCGCCACCGCGCTGAGCGGGGCTGCGGACCCGGTCGCGGCGCTGCAGACGCTGGTGCCGGACACCGTCGGCGACACCGCGACGCTGACGGCGGGCGCGGTGAGCATGGACGCGCGGGCCAAGGCCCGGATGCAGGGCTACGAAGGTGAGGCCTGCGGCGAATGCGGCAACTACACGCTGGTGCGCAACGGCACCTGCATGAAATGCAACACCTGCGGGGCGACCAGCGGGTGCAGCTGA
- the gpt gene encoding xanthine phosphoribosyltransferase, whose product MTARDTDKDMGRLPHEKGFHISWDQIHRDSRALAWRLDGQGPDNGAWRAVVAITRGGMAPAMIVSRELDIRTVDTISVKSYHHQAQGEAEVLKAPDAELMSDGTGILIVDDLVDSGKTLDLVRRLYPKAHFATVYAKPKGRPMVDTFITEVSQDTWIFFPWDMALQYVEPYRGTD is encoded by the coding sequence ATGACCGCAAGAGATACGGACAAGGATATGGGCCGCCTGCCCCACGAAAAGGGTTTCCACATCAGCTGGGACCAGATCCACCGCGACTCGCGCGCGCTGGCCTGGCGCCTTGACGGTCAGGGACCCGACAACGGCGCCTGGCGCGCGGTGGTCGCGATCACCCGCGGCGGCATGGCCCCGGCAATGATCGTCAGCCGCGAACTGGATATCCGCACGGTCGACACGATCAGCGTCAAATCCTACCACCATCAGGCCCAGGGCGAAGCCGAGGTGCTCAAAGCGCCCGACGCCGAGCTCATGAGCGATGGCACCGGCATCCTGATCGTCGACGACCTCGTGGACAGCGGCAAGACGCTGGACCTCGTGCGGCGGCTCTACCCCAAGGCCCATTTCGCCACCGTCTATGCCAAACCCAAGGGCCGCCCGATGGTCGACACCTTCATCACCGAGGTCAGCCAGGACACCTGGATCTTCTTTCCGTGGGATATGGCGCTGCAATATGTGGAACCCTATCGCGGGACCGACTGA
- the fabI gene encoding enoyl-ACP reductase FabI yields the protein MADGLMAGKRGLIMGLANDKSIAWGIARALSGAGAELAFSYQGEALRKRVDPLAAQLGSDIVLPCDVGDEASIDTLFAALRDRWGKLDFVVHAIGFSDKNELRGRYVDTSRGNFNLTMDISVYSFTAVMQRAEKLMTDGGSALTLTYYGAEQVMPHYNVMGVAKAALEASVKYLAEDLGKDGIRVNSISAGPIKTLAASGIGDFRYIMKWNELNAPLRRNVTIDDVGGSALYLLSDLGAGVTGENLHVDAGYHVVGMKAVDAPDVTKG from the coding sequence ATGGCAGATGGTCTGATGGCGGGCAAGCGCGGGCTGATCATGGGCCTGGCCAACGACAAGTCCATCGCATGGGGCATCGCGCGCGCGCTTTCCGGCGCCGGGGCGGAGCTGGCGTTTTCCTATCAGGGCGAGGCGCTCAGGAAACGGGTCGACCCGCTGGCCGCGCAACTGGGCAGCGATATCGTCCTGCCCTGCGACGTGGGTGACGAAGCCTCGATCGACACCCTCTTTGCCGCCTTGCGCGACAGATGGGGCAAGCTGGATTTCGTCGTCCACGCGATCGGGTTTTCCGACAAGAACGAATTGCGCGGCCGCTATGTCGATACCAGCCGGGGCAACTTCAACCTGACCATGGATATCTCGGTCTATTCCTTCACCGCGGTGATGCAGCGGGCCGAAAAGCTCATGACCGATGGCGGCAGCGCGCTGACGCTGACCTATTACGGCGCCGAACAGGTCATGCCCCATTACAACGTCATGGGCGTTGCCAAGGCGGCGCTGGAGGCATCGGTGAAATACCTCGCCGAGGACCTGGGCAAGGACGGCATCCGGGTCAACTCGATCTCGGCCGGGCCGATCAAGACGCTGGCCGCCTCCGGCATCGGCGATTTCCGCTATATCATGAAGTGGAACGAACTGAACGCGCCGCTGCGGCGCAATGTGACCATCGACGACGTGGGCGGCTCGGCGCTCTACCTGCTCAGCGACCTCGGCGCGGGCGTGACCGGCGAGAACCTGCATGTGGATGCCGGCTATCATGTCGTCGGCATGAAGGCGGTGGACGCGCCGGACGTGACCAAGGGCTGA
- a CDS encoding trimethylamine methyltransferase family protein, whose translation MNDQTRPRAASRSGGRAARRAARASALPDHLRPVRPGLEGGLYRPLADTDMQKIHGAALDALDRIGLADAPPSGIAYLTGAGCTLGDDGRLRFPRALVEDTLARANRSVTLHGRDPAHDLDLGGTRVHYGTAGAAVHMVDADGRSYRDSTVQDLHDAARIADRLDNIHFLQRPMVCRDIPDNRDMDLNTIYACCSGTTKHVGTSFTEPGFVADALEMLHMIAGGEEAWRARPFVSNSNCFVVPPMKFATEACQVMENCIRGGMPVLLLSAGMAGATAPATIAGAIVQAVAECLAGLVYVNAVQPGAPAIFGTWPFGLDLRTGAMTGGSGEQALLTAGCAQMHRFYDLPGGAAAGIADAKLPDMQAGWEQMCSNVMAGLSGLNMVYEAAGMHASLLGFCHESLILGDDLIGQALRCVRGIEVTEDTLAVDQIAEVCLGGSGHYLGTEQTLGRMQADYVYPALGDRTSPKQWAEMGKPDLIARATARKEAILSEPAPARFDAATDAAIRARFNIHLQG comes from the coding sequence ATGAATGACCAGACCAGACCACGAGCGGCCTCGCGCAGCGGCGGCCGCGCTGCCCGCCGCGCCGCCCGCGCCAGCGCCCTGCCCGATCACCTGCGCCCGGTGCGCCCCGGCCTCGAAGGCGGGCTCTATCGCCCGCTTGCCGATACCGACATGCAGAAGATCCACGGCGCGGCGCTCGATGCGCTCGACCGGATCGGGCTGGCGGATGCCCCGCCCAGCGGGATCGCGTATCTGACCGGCGCGGGCTGCACGCTGGGCGATGACGGACGCCTGCGCTTTCCCCGCGCCCTTGTCGAGGATACGCTGGCACGGGCCAACCGGTCCGTCACGTTGCATGGCCGCGATCCGGCCCATGATCTGGACCTCGGCGGCACCCGCGTGCATTACGGCACCGCCGGCGCGGCGGTGCACATGGTCGACGCGGACGGGCGCAGCTATCGCGACAGCACGGTGCAGGACCTGCACGATGCCGCCCGTATCGCGGACCGGCTCGACAATATCCATTTCCTGCAGCGCCCGATGGTCTGCCGCGACATTCCCGACAACCGGGACATGGACCTGAACACCATCTATGCCTGCTGTTCCGGCACCACAAAACATGTCGGCACCTCGTTCACCGAGCCGGGATTCGTGGCCGACGCGCTGGAAATGCTGCACATGATCGCCGGGGGCGAAGAGGCCTGGCGGGCGCGGCCCTTCGTCAGCAACTCCAACTGTTTCGTCGTTCCGCCGATGAAATTCGCGACCGAAGCCTGCCAGGTGATGGAAAACTGCATCCGGGGCGGGATGCCGGTGCTGCTGCTGTCGGCGGGCATGGCCGGGGCCACTGCGCCGGCGACGATCGCGGGCGCGATCGTGCAGGCGGTGGCCGAATGCCTGGCCGGGCTGGTCTATGTCAATGCGGTGCAGCCCGGCGCGCCCGCGATCTTTGGCACCTGGCCCTTCGGGCTCGACCTGCGCACCGGCGCGATGACCGGCGGGTCGGGCGAACAGGCGCTGCTGACGGCGGGCTGCGCGCAGATGCACCGGTTCTACGACCTGCCCGGCGGCGCGGCGGCGGGGATCGCGGATGCGAAACTGCCGGACATGCAGGCGGGCTGGGAACAGATGTGTTCGAACGTGATGGCCGGGCTTTCGGGGTTGAACATGGTCTACGAGGCCGCCGGCATGCACGCCTCGCTGCTGGGGTTTTGCCATGAAAGCCTGATCCTGGGCGACGATCTCATCGGCCAGGCGCTGCGCTGCGTGCGCGGCATCGAGGTGACCGAGGACACGCTGGCCGTGGACCAGATCGCCGAGGTCTGCCTGGGCGGCAGCGGCCATTACCTGGGCACCGAACAGACACTGGGGCGGATGCAGGCGGATTACGTCTATCCCGCCCTCGGCGACCGCACCTCGCCCAAGCAATGGGCGGAGATGGGCAAACCCGACCTGATCGCCCGGGCCACCGCCCGCAAGGAAGCGATCCTGTCCGAGCCCGCGCCCGCGCGGTTCGACGCGGCAACCGATGCGGCGATCCGGGCGCGGTTCAACATCCACCTGCAGGGGTGA
- a CDS encoding DMT family transporter: MTHYALIMLAAGIGIPVLAALNAQLGKVIGSPAAAGAILFMVALGAAAVATLVTGPQALSRAPAAPRHLFLAGLLVAFYVLSITYVAPVFGVGNAVFFVLLGQLLSAALIDHFGLFGAQVSPLTATRAAGIALMGAGVWVTQH, translated from the coding sequence ATGACCCATTATGCGCTGATCATGCTGGCGGCCGGCATCGGCATTCCGGTGCTTGCCGCGTTGAACGCCCAGCTGGGCAAGGTGATCGGCTCGCCGGCGGCGGCGGGGGCGATTCTGTTCATGGTTGCCCTGGGTGCCGCGGCGGTCGCGACACTGGTGACCGGCCCCCAGGCGCTGTCGCGGGCGCCGGCGGCCCCAAGGCACCTGTTCCTGGCCGGTCTCCTGGTGGCGTTCTACGTCCTGTCGATCACCTATGTGGCGCCGGTCTTCGGCGTCGGAAACGCGGTGTTCTTCGTGCTGCTGGGGCAATTGCTGAGCGCTGCGCTGATCGACCATTTCGGCCTGTTTGGCGCGCAGGTCAGCCCGCTTACGGCCACCCGCGCCGCCGGTATCGCGCTGATGGGCGCCGGGGTCTGGGTCACGCAGCACTGA
- the pdxH gene encoding pyridoxamine 5'-phosphate oxidase, whose translation MSDRSGIFAGDDPFAIARSWLAEAERTETNDPNAIALSTVDGDGMPNARMVLLKEIEAAAFVFYTNYGSVKAQELDGAGKAAFVMHWKSLRRQIRVRGAISREDGPQADAYYASRSLKSRLGAWASHQSQPLSGRASLMAEVARVTAKHGPNPARPPFWGGYRLVPSEIEFWADGAFRLHDRFRWRRGTPDAAWQIDRLSP comes from the coding sequence ATGAGCGACAGAAGCGGGATTTTTGCGGGCGACGATCCCTTTGCCATCGCGCGCAGCTGGCTGGCCGAGGCGGAAAGGACCGAGACCAACGACCCGAACGCCATCGCGCTGTCGACGGTGGACGGCGACGGGATGCCGAATGCCCGGATGGTGCTGCTGAAAGAAATCGAGGCGGCGGCGTTCGTGTTCTACACCAATTACGGCAGCGTGAAGGCGCAGGAACTGGACGGGGCGGGCAAGGCCGCGTTCGTGATGCACTGGAAATCGCTGCGGCGGCAGATTCGGGTGCGCGGCGCGATCAGCCGCGAGGACGGGCCGCAGGCGGATGCCTATTACGCGTCGCGGTCGCTGAAAAGCCGGCTGGGGGCCTGGGCGTCGCACCAGTCGCAGCCGCTGTCCGGGCGCGCGAGCCTGATGGCCGAGGTGGCGAGGGTGACGGCGAAACACGGCCCCAACCCGGCCCGCCCGCCATTCTGGGGCGGCTACCGGCTGGTTCCGTCCGAGATCGAGTTCTGGGCGGATGGCGCGTTCCGCCTGCATGACCGGTTCCGGTGGCGCCGCGGCACCCCGGATGCAGCCTGGCAGATCGACCGGCTCAGCCCCTGA
- a CDS encoding aminotransferase, whose translation MTISRTATTFAPPVMEARRWLDGATFPPDRPLINVSQAAPVDPPPEQLRRFMADRAVSDDSVHLYGPVLGLPELRSELAAQIGAHYDGTVAANQIAITSGCNQAFAAAVHALTGEGDEVIVPTPRYFNHKMWLDMAGVAAVPLPTGGGLLPDPDRAAALITPRTRAIALVTPNNPGGVEYPAALVRAFYELAQARGLRLILDETYRDFDSRTGPPHDLFADPGWADTLVHLYSFSKSYRLTGHRVGAMAASAALLAEVEKFLDTVAICPPQIGQHAALWGMRNLGQWLAGERAEILDRRAAITEGFPALETAGWRLLGLGAYFAYVEHPFALPSDDLARRLVREAGVLLLPGTMFTPQGDPAGTRQVRIAFANLDRAGIGTLFDRLAGVSI comes from the coding sequence ATGACCATCTCGCGCACCGCGACCACCTTCGCGCCGCCGGTTATGGAGGCACGGCGCTGGCTCGACGGCGCGACCTTTCCGCCCGACCGCCCGCTGATCAACGTGAGCCAGGCAGCACCCGTCGATCCGCCCCCCGAACAGCTGCGCCGGTTCATGGCCGACAGGGCGGTCAGCGACGACAGCGTGCATCTCTATGGCCCGGTACTGGGGCTGCCGGAGCTGCGCTCGGAACTGGCGGCACAGATTGGCGCGCATTACGATGGCACCGTCGCGGCGAACCAGATCGCCATCACCTCGGGCTGCAACCAGGCCTTTGCCGCCGCCGTGCACGCGCTGACCGGCGAAGGGGACGAGGTCATCGTCCCGACGCCGCGGTATTTCAACCACAAGATGTGGCTGGACATGGCCGGTGTCGCGGCGGTTCCGTTGCCGACGGGTGGCGGCCTCCTGCCCGATCCCGACCGCGCCGCCGCCCTGATTACCCCGCGCACGCGCGCGATCGCGCTGGTGACACCGAACAACCCCGGTGGCGTCGAATACCCGGCCGCGCTGGTGCGCGCCTTCTACGAACTGGCGCAGGCACGGGGATTGCGGCTGATCCTCGACGAAACCTATCGCGACTTCGACAGCCGCACCGGTCCGCCCCATGATCTCTTCGCCGATCCGGGCTGGGCCGACACGCTGGTGCATCTCTATTCCTTCTCGAAATCCTATCGCCTGACCGGCCACCGGGTCGGCGCGATGGCCGCATCGGCGGCGCTGCTGGCCGAGGTCGAGAAATTTCTCGACACGGTTGCGATCTGCCCACCCCAGATCGGACAGCATGCCGCACTCTGGGGGATGCGCAACCTCGGCCAGTGGCTGGCCGGCGAGCGGGCCGAGATTCTCGACCGCCGCGCCGCGATCACCGAAGGCTTCCCGGCCCTGGAGACCGCCGGCTGGCGGCTGCTGGGCCTCGGGGCCTATTTCGCCTATGTCGAACACCCGTTTGCCCTGCCCTCGGACGACCTGGCCCGCAGGCTGGTCCGCGAGGCGGGCGTCCTGCTGCTGCCCGGCACCATGTTCACGCCGCAGGGCGACCCGGCCGGCACGCGGCAGGTCCGCATCGCCTTTGCCAATCTCGACCGCGCCGGGATCGGAACCCTGTTCGACCGTCTCGCCGGCGTGTCCATCTGA
- a CDS encoding LysE family translocator, giving the protein MDPAQLVAFNAVLLAAMASPGPALLLALRTSLVQGPRAGIATGAGLALIAAAWTGAGLLGLDIVFALFPWAYAAIKTAGALYLIWLAVSMWRNARNPLPATPPNRGHAFRTGILVNLGNPKSVLFASAVLAVIFPPDLTLADKGFIVLNHLCVELIAYTGLALLLTTGPARRAWLGARTGLDRVAAAVLGALGLRLLLEH; this is encoded by the coding sequence ATGGACCCCGCACAGCTCGTCGCCTTCAACGCGGTGCTCCTGGCGGCCATGGCCAGCCCCGGACCGGCGCTGCTGCTGGCGTTGCGGACGTCGCTGGTGCAGGGGCCGCGCGCGGGGATCGCGACGGGGGCCGGGCTCGCGCTGATCGCGGCGGCATGGACCGGCGCCGGCCTGCTGGGTCTCGACATCGTTTTCGCCCTGTTCCCCTGGGCCTACGCGGCCATCAAGACCGCCGGCGCGCTCTACCTGATCTGGCTGGCCGTCTCGATGTGGCGCAACGCACGCAACCCGCTGCCCGCCACGCCGCCGAACCGGGGACACGCCTTCCGAACCGGGATACTGGTGAACCTGGGAAACCCGAAATCCGTCCTTTTCGCCTCGGCGGTTCTGGCGGTGATCTTCCCGCCCGACCTGACCCTAGCGGACAAGGGGTTCATCGTGCTGAATCACCTGTGCGTCGAACTGATCGCCTATACCGGGCTTGCCCTGCTGCTGACCACCGGACCTGCCCGCCGCGCCTGGCTTGGCGCAAGGACCGGGCTGGACCGGGTCGCCGCCGCGGTGCTCGGGGCGCTCGGCCTGCGCCTGCTGCTGGAACATTAA
- a CDS encoding cold-shock protein: protein MADDQFSMAHIQGSVKWFDPAKGFGFVISDGGGPDILLHVNVLRNFGQSSVADGSRIEIVTQNTERGVQAVEILSIDPPARGDTPVLTDFADIGADTILNTPLEPSRVKWFDKGKGFGFANVFGKSEDVFLHIEVLRHSGLADLQPGEAIAMRVVDGRRGRMAAEVKAWEAGAENTGSKDK from the coding sequence GTGGCGGATGATCAGTTCAGCATGGCGCATATTCAGGGCAGTGTTAAATGGTTTGATCCCGCGAAGGGATTCGGCTTTGTCATATCCGACGGAGGCGGCCCCGACATTCTGCTTCATGTGAATGTGCTGCGCAATTTCGGGCAGAGTTCGGTTGCGGACGGATCCCGGATCGAAATCGTCACCCAGAACACCGAACGCGGTGTGCAGGCCGTCGAGATCCTGTCGATCGACCCGCCCGCGCGCGGAGATACGCCGGTCCTGACCGATTTCGCCGATATCGGCGCGGATACGATCCTCAACACGCCGCTGGAGCCGTCGCGGGTGAAGTGGTTCGACAAGGGCAAGGGATTCGGGTTTGCCAATGTGTTCGGCAAATCCGAGGACGTGTTCCTGCATATCGAGGTGCTGCGTCATTCCGGCCTGGCCGACCTGCAACCGGGCGAAGCGATCGCGATGCGCGTGGTCGATGGCCGTCGCGGACGCATGGCCGCCGAGGTGAAAGCCTGGGAAGCGGGCGCCGAAAACACCGGCAGCAAGGACAAGTGA